In one Bos mutus isolate GX-2022 chromosome 19, NWIPB_WYAK_1.1, whole genome shotgun sequence genomic region, the following are encoded:
- the LOC102267497 gene encoding uncharacterized protein — MQAARRLPGPGTAARSSEDAERAVSRALTEAPQLSQLLPHYQGDQDSRILHPTAAARVRVFQPLRPLQPVGQWQPQLMQP; from the exons ATGCAGGCAGCGCGGCGGCTGCCGGGGCCAGGAACAGCCGCCCGGAGCTCGGAGGACGCGGAGCGCGCAGTGTCCAGGGCACTGACCGAG GCGCCCCAGCTTAGCCAACTCCTGCCCCATTACCAGGGTGACCAGGACAGCCGTATCCTTCACCCCACAGCTGCAGCCAGGGTCAG GGTCTTCCAGCCGCTGAGGCCTCTCCAGCCGGTGGGGCAATGGCAGCCACAGCTAATGCAGCCTTGA